The following is a genomic window from Bacteroidia bacterium.
TTTTTTGTAAAGATACGAAATATATGCGTCATAACATATCTAACCTAACATTAGTATAGGTATGAATGGTGTAACCCACATTATTTTATACTCAAAAATGAAAAATATTTTGCAATTCTGGCTGGTAATATTTTTTTTGCAAAAACGTTTGCTAATATTGTTGCCTCGAATCAGATGCTGAGAAAACCCTTATCAATACTTTTGCTGCTGGTAGCTGTTTTTGATATAACGGGGATTTTTTTGATATTTAAATTTGAGCAAGTTCGTCTTAGAAAAATCATTAAGGAACAAATAGAAGCCGGTGTACCTAAAAATAAACTGCACTTTTTTAGCTTTTCTGAAGAAGAGTACAAACAAATAGATTGGATAAGGCAAGACAAGGAATTTCGTTTAGGAAACCAGATGTTTGATATTGTCCATGTTGAAAAAACGAACAATTCTATCCAGTTATATTGCATCAATGATGTTGAAGAAACAGCTCTTTTCGCTCGCTTAGATCCAATAGTTCGGCAGAAGATGGCGCAAGAATCAACAACCCCGAACAGCCCGCTTAGTAATGCCGTCAAAATATTAAAATTAGTATATCTTGTAGAAAAAAACGACTTTTTGCTACCTTATCATTCCCCTCAAATTAGACATAATTTTCCCGAAATAATTGTTTTTTATAATTCACCACACATTGAAACGCTAACTCCCCCTCCCATTTTTGGTTAATTTTTTAGCTTTATAAACCTATTTAACTCTTGTTATGCAAGAGAGATTGTAATCTTTTATTAAAAAATTAAACCAAAAATGAAAAAAAATATTTTGCTTATTATAAGCGTGGTTTGTTCATTGGCAGCCTTTGCACAGACCGGTCAACTCAAAGGTAAAGTAGTTGACGAATTTGAGAAGACTCCTTTAGCAGGAGTTGATATTTCTATTGATAACTCTCAAGGAGTTGTAACGGATAAGAATGGGGAATTTACCATAAACTGTACCGGGTCAGTTTCTTTGAAAATAACGCTTACCGGTTACAAAACCGTAGAGGAAACTTTTAAATGCGGCGGAGAAAATATCGAAATTGCCATGACATCAGATGCCCAGGAATTGGAAACCGTAGAAATTACAGCTACTTCTAATCCCAATAAATCACAACTGGAAGTTCCAAGCTCCATTGTGAAGATGGATAAGATTGCGTTGAAAAGAGCTACTGGGCTTTTTCTCGATGATGCCATCAATACCAACGTTCCGGGTGTTACGATGCAACGCAGAACACTTTCTGCCGGCCAGCAAATAACTATTCGCGGATACAGTAACGGAATCGGTGTACGCGGAATAAACAGCAACTTTGACGGACAAGGCATTAAAATGTACCTCAACGGAATCCCTATCACCGATGCAGAAGGCATTACGGTAATGGATGATATTGACTACGGCTCCGTTTCTAATACTGAAATATTAAAAGGTCCCGCAGGTAGCCTCTATGGATTGGCTATCGCAGGCGTAGTTAATATGAGAACAGAGCAAGCTCCCAAAAACAAAACCGCTGTTAGTCAAGATGTTTTAGCCGGAAGCTATGGCTTACTCAGAACCACCACCCGTTTAAGTATTGGAGGGGAACGCTCCTCTTTACTCGTAAACTATGGCCACCAACAATATGACGGTTTTATGCCCCACACAAAATCCAAAAAAGACTTTGTGAATATGATCGGAGACTTCCGCCTGAACGATAAGCAAAGTATCACAACTTACTTGGGTTATGCAAATAGCTATGACGAAAGAAACGGTGAATTAACGAAGGAACAGTATGACACATTGGATTATTCCGGTAACCCGCGCTATGTCAAAAATGATGCTCATTCCGGCGTTAAATCATTTAGAGCCGGTATCGGGCACACTTATCGCTTCAGCAAAAAAATATCGAATACAACTACACTCTTTGGCTCTTCTCAAAACATCAACCAAAGTTCAGCCGGAGGCTGGACAGATAAGTTACCGATAAACTATGGCCTACGATCTGTGTTTGAAAAGAAATTTGAACTATCTGAAAAAATCACTTTATCCGGAATTACAGGTATTGAAGCCCAAAAAATGAATGCTTCAACGATGGGCTATGGTATGGGAACAGATAGCACCAATATCGGTGGCTATAATACTATCACAAGTGCTACAAGCAATCAGGCCACAACAAACTCTACGTATTCCTATTTTACCCAATGGACGGTAACTTTACCTATGAGTTTTAGTGTTACTGCTGGCGTAGGCGTAAGCAACATGAATATTCGTCTGGAAGACCGTTTATGGGGGCTAAGCAATAACAAACCCGGAAATATCAAATCAAAAGTTTATGAAGCCAGCTATAACGGATTAGTTTCCCCGACTTTTTCCATCAATAAAAAAATCAGTACTGTTGCCTCTGCATATTTTTCCTATTCTACTGGTTACAAAGCTCCGGTGAGCGGAAATGTTTTAATCTCAACCACAGGGCAAGTAAATACCGATCTAAAACCGGAAAAAGGCACTCAAATTGAATTAGGTACAAAAGGCAGTTTCTTCAATAACAAACTGTTTTATACAGTAGCTATTTTTAATACAACGTTTCAAAACAAGTTTACAACTGTAGCCGTACCGAACCCACAAAATACTGCTACATTATATACTTACATCGTAAACGGCGGCCGCTCAAATAATAACGGACTTGAATTACTCTTGAGCTATAAAGCCATAGAATCCAATACCGGTTTCCTTAAATCTTTACAGCCATTTGCTAATTTCACGTATTCTGACTTTAAGTATGGAGATTATCGGTATCAAAAAATTGCCAGTAATAATCCTGTAACAGAAGATTATTCCGGAAATGCAGTAGCCGGTGTAGCTCCCATAGTATTCAACGTAGGTGTTGATGCAGATACAAAAATCGGCCTGTTTGGAAATATTTATTACAATTATCGCAGCAGTATGCCCTATACGTCTGACGGTTTAAACAAAACCAATCCTTATGGCCTGCTTAACGCAAAATTAGGATTCCGTAAAAACATAAAGCACTTTGATATAGATATTTATGCCGGAGCAAATAACATAACCGGTGTGCAATACTACAACATGGTGTTTGTAAATCAACTACCAGATGCCTATATCCCCGCACCTAGAAATATTAACTTCTTTGGCGGTTTAAATCTCAGATACACTTTTTAACCCAACCTCAAAGCCTGCTTCTAAGTAGAAGCAGGCTTTTTTATCTTTAAAACTACTAAGATATGAAAAACAATATTTTGCTACTGCTGTTTGCTTTTGCAGCTCTAAGTTGTGATAGATTTAGTAATAAAAACGAAAAAGAGGAAAATCAGCAACGAATTGTCTGTATTTCAAAACAATATTCGGAGATTATCTTTGGTTTAGGGGCCCAAAAAGACATTGTTGCAGTAGATTTGTCAAGTACATATCCGCCGGAGATAAAAAAACTACCCACAATTGGCTACCATCGTGCATTGAGTTCGGAAACAATTTTGGCAATGAAACCAACTTGCATCTTACATGATAACAACATTGGGCCGGAGCACGTTGTGAAGCAATTAGAAGAGCTGAAAATCCCGATGAAAGTATTTGGAAAATACCAATCTACAATCGAAGGAACAGATTCTCTGATTCGGGAAATGGGAAGCTATTTTAAAAAAGAAGTAGAAGCCGACTCGCTATGCAAAAAAATGAATAGCGAAATGCAGACCGCTTTGCAAAAAACAACGAACTACAAAAAGAAACCCAAAGTCTTAATTATTCACTTTGGACGTGCCTCTAATGTCTATTTAGTGATGACCCAAAAAAGTACCGCTGCTAAGATGCTGGAATGGGCTGGCGGAGAAATGGCCGTCAAAGACGAAAAAGGAATGAAACAATTATCACCGGAAATAGTCGCTGCCGCAGACCCGGACATCATTTTACTGACTGACTTTGGCTACGACAAGCTCCAAGAAAATAACGAAATAGAAAAACTACCCGGAATTTCAGCTACCAAAGCATATAAAAATAAACACATATTCAGAATCGAAGAGCATGATCTCGTGTATTTAGGTCCCAGAACAGGGGAAAATGTTTTGTTAATCCAAAAACTCATTCATCCGGATGAAAACCCCTAAGCCGGCACTTCTTGGGCTTGTGCTGTTCATTCTGCTGCTGCTTACCACCCTTATTTCTGTAAGATTTGGTGCTGTAAACATTTCCAACCAAGAAATCAGCGATGCTCTTGTCAATATTTTCAGCGGAAAAACGTTATTAGACTTGAATCATCGGATTTTTTTATACATCCGCTTACCTCGGGTTTTTATGGGAATATTGGTAGGAGCTACGTTGGGCGTTGGAGGCGTTTTGATGCAGGCATTGTTTCGGAATCCCATCGTTGAGCCGGGCTTAGTTGGCACCTCAAGTGGAGCAGCCTTTGGAGCAGCCTTATATTTCGTTTTAGGGGCAAGTTTTAAAATTCACTTAGGTGAATGGACACTTCCCCTTGCAGCTTGTATCGGTGGCATCATCTCTACTGCAATGGTCTTTTACTTATCCCAATCAAAACAAAGCGGAAAAAACTCTGTAATTTCCTTATTACTAACCGGTATGGCAATAAATGCTTTGTTTCTCAGCGGCGTTGGGTTTCTATCATACATAGCCCGCGACCCACAAGCCAGATCTATTACTTTTTGGAACTTAGGAACTTTATCCGGCTCGTATTGGGAGGGCTTATTTTTCGTAGCTATCGTTACCATATCCGGCTTGCTATTAAGTTTGAGATACGCTAAGAAATTAAATGCTTTGATGCTGGGTGAAGAAGAAGCACAACTGCTGGGGGTAAATATCAAACAATTAAAAATGCAGGTATTACTCATAAACGTGATTATGGTAGCCGTTTCTACGGCATTTGTGGGGGTTATTGGCTTTGTTGGCTTGATTACGCCGCATTTACTGCGAATGATAAGCGGGTCTGATAATCGGATTTTGATTTGGACGGGTGCTTTGTTGGGGGCTATTGTCTTAACAGCTTCGGATATTACTGCGCGTCTTTTGCTAAGCCCCGCTGAACTCCCCATCGGAATAGTAACCTCTGTGATTGGCGCACCCATCTTTATTGCCCTCTTGCAAAAAACAAACTATTCCTTTTGATATGGTTACATTAGAAAATCTTTCCTATCAAATTAAGGACAAAAAAATCCTCCATGATATTTCATGCAGTTTTGAAAGCGGTGAAATACATTTGATATTAGGCCCTAACGGCGCCGGAAAATCAACTTTGGTTAAACTGATAAGCAGCGAACTAAAGCCTACTACGGGAAAAATTTATATCCAAAATCAGCCTATCCAAAAATTTTCACTTAAAGAATTAGCTACTTTTCGAGCCGTTCTTTCTCAAAATATTGAACTTAGTTTTCCGCTAAGTGTATTTGAAGTGGTACTTATGGGGCGTTATCCACACTTTGAAGGAAAACCAAGCCATACAGATCTCAATATTTGTGAACACACAATGCAATTATTTGATGTATTCACACTAAAAGACAGAAACTACCTTACCCTAAGCGGAGGCGAAAAACAGCGGGTTCAATTTGCGCGGGTATTTGCCCAAATCTGGAAATCCGTAGAAAATAAACCCAGATTATTGCTATTAGATGAACCACTAACCTTTTTAGATGTCTTTTATCAGTATGATTTGATGGATAAACTGAAAGAATTTGTGGCTCAAAATCCAGATATTACGGTAATTGGCGTTATACATGACCTCAATATTGCCGCAAAATTTTCCAACAAAGTGCTGCTACTAAAGAATCAAGAAATTACCGATTATGGATGCCCAAAGGATATTTTAACAGAAAAAAATATTTTAAAAGTGTTTAATATCGTAGTAAAAAACCATTTTGAAGTACTTTAAATCTTAATTAACTAACAGAATATCCATATAAATTGCTTATTACAAGTCAAATATGATTTTTTTAAAATGGATAATAATTTAGAGGTTCAATTTTAATTTCATTTGGAAGATAATATTGTTTTATGTAATTTTGCGGCACTTTAGAGAGATGGCAGAGTGGTCGATTGCGGCGGTCTTGAAAACCGTTGGGTGTTAAAGCCCCGGGGGTTCGAATCCCTCTCTCTCTACTCAACATTAAACCTATTGATTATTAATTTAATTACTTGATAATCAATATTCTGTGTATTTCAGTATTTGTTTTGGTATTTGTTTTGTTTGAAAACCTGAATACATACAATCCGATAGGGAAATTTTCCGTAGAGATAGCTTCCCCATTAGAAACGGCAAAAGGCTCTTTGACTTTCATTCCCTGCGAATTAAAGATTTCAACTAAGACCGGTTTGTTTGATCCTGTGGTTATCCAAACTTGATTAGTAGCTGGATTTGGGAATATTTTTATCTGATTATCAGTTAGTTCTATTGGTTTTTGAGTTGTGATAGATTTATTGGTTTTGAGAAAATGCACACCGCCTCGGCGGGTTCCAACGATGTAACCCATAGAATCTACACCCATTTGAGTAGCAGCAGGGCTTGATTCCGTGCCAAAATCTATCCCGTCTAATGTACCCAAACTTGGAAACGAATCCGTTGAAGTTAAGTAGATGTTATCATAAAGATAAACCTTTCCGTCCAATGACCCTACCAGAAGTTCGGGTGAATTATCTGAATCTAAATTAACTACGTAAGGTTTGGCATTTCCAACAAAAGAAAAGTAATATTCCTTCATTTGGATTTTTCCGTAACTATCTGTTAAGAGTTGAAAGTTAGGGGTTTGCGGCGTTCCTATATTTTCATAACAAAATATTTTTCCGTTTGATGCTCCTACAAGCAAGTCTAAGTCGCCATCAGAGTCTATGTCATACAAAGCTGGAGCGGCATTTTTGATAACATTGATATTTTGGTAGTTTTGGGCTGTTAAGGTAAATTTTGCAGTATCTCCGGGGGTTGTATTGTTTTGGTAATACCAAATTTTTCCATTGTTAAAACCGATGAGCAGGTCTTCATCTTGATCGCCGTCTAAATCCCCAAATGCAGGATGAATTTGCTGAAAAACGGTAGTAAGCGGGTCGTTCATCAAACCCAGATAATCAGTTGTTTTAAGTTGATAAATTGGGTTTTCATTTGTGCCGATGTTGATATACAAACTTAATCCTGAAGCTACATCTTGGCCATTTTGAAATTTTCCTCTATTGCCGATAATGAGATCTTTTTTTCCATCTTGGTTCCAGTCAAAAAAAGTAGGAATTGCATTTGTACCTACATCTATCATCGTATTTTGCAGCCAATCTTGCCACTGCAAACGAAAATCTGGTTGTTGGATACTTCCAAAGTTTTTATACATCCAAAGACTTTGCACATCCTGAGAACCTACGGTTTGGTAGGGTGAAGCGAGCAAGTCCGGTATATAATCTCCGGTAACGTCTTGATAAAAATAAGCCGGAAATGATACTACATAGATTGGGAAGTTGTAGTCTGGAAACATAGAATCTTGGTGGATAAAGTGGGCAATTGTTTGGGAGCCACCGTTGAATAATGCGATGGCATTTGCCGGGCCGTTATCAGAAACAATTATATCGGCAAGTGAATCTGCGTTGAGGCTCAGGGCAAGGATAGCACCGCCGCTGTGTTGTACTTTTTCGGATGGTTTTTTTTCACCGGGGTTGCAAGGCGGGTTGTTTAGTATCGCTTGATACGTCCCGTTTCCATAATTGTAATATTCATAAAAATGCCCAAAACAACTTGAGCGCAATGACAAAATAATGGTATCACAACGCCCAAACTGCTCCTGTGCAATATTTTTATGGTACTCTATTTGGCTGCCCAAAATATCATAGGTCAGTAAATCAATATCTCCGTCTGAGTCAATGTCATACCAAGCCGGCACATCTTCTACGGAGATGTATAGCGGGCTTACTCCGGAAACCCCTCCATAGTTTGTTAGTACAGTATCTTGCCAAAGGGCAAAACTAAGTTGGCCATTTGCAGAAGTATTTTTTAAAATAATGATGTTAGAATTTATGTTCGCGATGAGGTCTTTTTTTCCATCACAGTTTAAATCTTCAAATTGAATTCGTTGGATAAATGTATCTGGAAAGGCATTTTTGAATTGAGGCGCAAATTGATATTTTGGGAATCCGGGTGTGCCGATGTTCAGAAAAGGTGCTATAAAGTTATCGCTTCTGTCAAAGATCACGAGGTCAGGCTTGCCGTCAAAGTTGAGTTCTAAGGAGTAGGTCATGGGATTGTTTAGCCCGCCTGCCCACGCATTTGCTAAGGTGTCTATTCCATGGATTACCGGAACGGATCTACGGAAGGCTGTGTTTTGGGAAAAAGCTGTTTGGGTTAGGAATAGCCCTAAGATGAATGTTAGGGACTGGGTTATTTTGGCCATCTGAACTTATCTTTGAGTTTATTTTCGGCTTCTCGTTTTAGTCTTTCGGCTTCTTCTTTGGCGCGTTGTTCGGCTTCTTTTTTAGCGCGGTCTGCTTCTGCGCGGGCTTTATTTTCGGCCTCTTTACGGATTCGGTCTGCTTCTGCGCGAGCTTTATCTTCGGCCTCTTTACGAATCCGTTCTGCCTCTTGCTTAGCGCGTTCCGTTTGCTCGTTCACTTGATTTTTAATTTCATTGGTTACTTGTTCTTTTACAGTATTAGCCGCCGAATTACCGACAGCACCTCCTGTGATGGTTGGGTTTTTGATCGTTCCCCCAAGAAATAAATCGAATTTGAGCCGCTGCGGTGCGTTTATGTTTTGGCCGGTAAATTTAGTTATGGCAGAAACCGCTGCTGCCCCAACAGCACCGGTAGGAACGTCCATCTTCAAAACATACTTTATGGATTGGTCTAATGCGGTGTAGCCGGCAACATTCATCTGATAATCAGAAAATTTAATATCCATCGGCTCTAAGTTTAGTTTTCCGTCTGCTATGGTGAATTTAGCGCGGGTATTTCCAATATTTATTGTAGAAAAGTGGGAGATTTTGGTATAATCCTGCATTTTGTTCAATACCGGAAAATCTGAGAGTATGGCATCTATGGTTTCAACGAGGCCGGAGGCCGAAAGCGTACCTAAATCAGGCATCATATCTTGGCGTAGCAGGGTAGAAAAATGTAGGTTAGCGTTAAACTTCCCGGCGATATTTTGTGCTATCGGAACAAAACGCTGCATCGTATAAAAAGCATCATAAGTTTCCTTAAAACTAAGTTGGGATAATGTCAATCCAAAATCTATGGTAGGTTTGGCAATATCCTTGGTGGAGTAAGTACCATTGGCTACCATTCTGCCTCCCAGCACGTTAAATCCGGCATCCACAAGACGAACGGTTTTGTCTTTTATCAAAACACCGGACTTAAACTCGTTGATTTTCAAATTGTCATATAAAATCTGGTCAATATTGGCTTGTAATAAAAAGTCAATATTAGCTGGAATATCAACTACCGTCAGGGATGAAACCGAGTCTGCGGAGGAGTTTTCCGGCACTTCTTGGGAGCTTATCCATTCATTAGCATCAAATTTACGGGAGTTTAGGGTTAAATTTCCTTTTATGGGTGCGTCAGAGAGTACATACGCGATGTAGTTGGAAATTGCACCATTCAACGCGATGTCTGATTTTCCTACTGTTCCTTGATAGCTTGAAAGTGCAATATCTTTGGGGCTAAATTTAAGGTCAGCACTTTGAATCGTAATTCCTTGCGGTAATGCTGTTGATTTATAGGAAAAATCACTGATTTGCAGCGTGCCCGAGGTTGGCAGTTGGTCATATTTTCCAGAAGTAGCCGCAGACTGTTTTCCTTGTGATTGAATATCAGCAATTAAAATACCTTTCATCTGAGTGCCTTCGAGTGGATAGACTTTGATAAGTTTTTCTAAATCTAACTTTCCTTTCAGGAAAAGTTCATAATTGATGTCTTCCATATTGGATGCAATTAGCTTTCCATCAATAGGTTGCTTATCGAGTTCGGCATGAAAGTTAGTTAGGTCAATGCGCATATCTTTGAGTTGGCCGGTTGGGTTATCGGCGGTCATGCTTAGGTTTAGGTTTTCGATAGCCATCGGGAAATCTGCTGATTGATAGAATCCATTTTCTAAGCTGATTTTAGCTTTTACTTGCGGATATTGGTTTGGGGAATAAGTACCTTTTGCTTCAACATCTGCAAACAGAGTTCCTTTCATAACGGTTTTTTCTAATGGAATTACTTTGCTTAGGGTCGCTAAGTCTGCATTAGCTTTTAAGGTAGCGTCTAAGTTAATGGTTTTCATTCCCGTAGAGTTTAATTTTAAATCAATGGGATTTTTTCCGATTTCTGCATGAAATTGCGGGATTTTCAATTCAAGTGCTTCAATGTTTCCATTGGGTAGATTTACCGAGGCGGTTACATTAACTTTGCTGACCGGCTCCGGTAACTCAGGATATTTAAAGAAGCCGTTTTCTATCCCTAATTTTGCCGCAATAGTAGGTAAGGTATTTTTGTTGTAAATTCCTTTTGCAGAGGCAGTTAATTCAAATTTTCCTTCGGTTTTCAGGTCTTTGAATGATTCTGTATAGATTCCCGGAACCAAAGAAAGCACGCTTTGAAACTCGGTTTTGAGGGCTTTCAGAGATATGTCTAAGGCAATATCTTCGCCGGGCATAGCAATATTTCCTTGTAAGCCAATCTTTAAATCATTGATTTCAAAGAAATTATCTTTAAAGCTATATTGGTTTTTGTTAAGGTCTATTCCCAAATTAACGTCTGCCTTAAAGGCTACTTGGTTCAGGTAGCGAGTGCCGTCAAACTCCACAAGGAGTTTTTGGATGTCTGTTTTGGTAGATAAGTCAAAGAGGCTCTCTGTAAAATCTCCGGATCCGCGATGATTTAAGTTGGTTAGCTGTGCGTTTAGAGGCATTGTTTCATCCCAATAGCGGATATTTAGATCGGCCAAAGCATACGCTGCTAATTTTAGCTTAAATGTAGTTTTGCTGGTATCTTGTGTTTGAACAGCCGAATCCGGTACCGCAATATCCCAATTGGCTTTACCATTTTTCAAAACATGGGCAAAAATATTACCCTTAGCAATACGAATCTTTTCTATCGTTAGGTCTTCTCCAAATAAGACAGAGCTTAGGTTAAGTGCCAACTCAAAATCTTGGATTTTTAGCAGCGTATCCATCGTAAATTCGCCTTTTCCAGATACTTGTAAATTCTCCAGAGAAATCGTCATACGTGGAAAATTTGAAAATAATGACAGGTCAAAATCCTTGAAACTCACTTGGGCATTAACACGCTCATTAATGGTCTTTTGCACCACGGCAATAATTTTATCTTTAAAAAAGATGGGAATTACTGCTAATGCAGTGATGATAAGCAGAATAAAGACAAATATTCCGATAATTATTTTTTTCACGATGGCTTGATTTAGATTATGTTAAATACCGATTACAGCGAAGAATACAAATTTATAGATTTTTTTGTTTCCTGAAAGCTAAAGCGATTTGGCTGCTAAATCCTGTTTGTTCAGTGCATAATTGGCGGGCTATGCCTATCTTTGCCGTTATTTTAAAAAAACCCATGATTCGGGGGATTATTATTGGAATTCTGTTGGTACTTACGTTGGGTTTTGGAGTACTGATTGGCTTAAAACTAAATCAATTCTGGCCGGACACTACCTATAATAATCCAGACGGTAAATTCTCTGAAGTATTACAACTCCTTAATTATTATTATATTAAACCATTAAATGACCAGACTCTTACCGATGAGGCCATTTCTTGTATGCTTAAAAGCATAGATCCACATACTTTTTATATTCCCAAAAGCGAAATGGAGGAGGTTGAAGACCAGATGAGTGGAAGTTTTGACGGTATCGGGATTGAGTTTCAGATTATTGATGATACGCTGTATGTAGTTACACCTTTATCCGGTGGCCCCAGTGAACGAGCTGGCATCCAGATGGGTGATAGAATCATCACAATTGAGGGAGAAAATGTGGCCGGTGTTAAAATCACCAGCAACGACGTAGTCAAAAAATTACGGGGTAAAAAGGGAACTTTGGTAAAAATTGAAGTCCGAAGACATGGTTTTTCCAAACTATTACCATTTACCTTGACCCGCGATGCCATTCCGGTTCATTCCGTAGATTTCAGCTATTTAGTCAATGATACCTTAGGTTACATCAAAGTAAGCCGTTTTGCCGAAACTACCTACAAAGAGTTTCGGGATAACCTCAATAATCTCAAAAAACAAGGAATGAAGCATCTATTGCTTGATTTACGGGGAAACCCAGGCGGTTACCTGCAAATGGCTGAATATATGGCAGATGCTTTTCTGAAAGAAAATAAATTGATTGTTTATACAGAAGGCAGAACTCCGGAGAGCAAAAGCCGGTATGAGGCTACCGCTGAAATAGCCGATTTTGAAAACGGTGCCTTGATAGTTCTAATAGACCAAGGTTCTGCTTCGGCCAGCGAAATTGTTTCGGGAGCCGTTCAGGATTGGGACAGAGGAATTATCGTAGGTACACGCTCTTTTGGCAAAGGATTGGTGCAAACCCAACGAAAACTGAAAGACGGATCTGCCGTCAGAATCGTTGTATCCCGCTACTTT
Proteins encoded in this region:
- a CDS encoding ABC transporter substrate-binding protein — translated: MKNNILLLLFAFAALSCDRFSNKNEKEENQQRIVCISKQYSEIIFGLGAQKDIVAVDLSSTYPPEIKKLPTIGYHRALSSETILAMKPTCILHDNNIGPEHVVKQLEELKIPMKVFGKYQSTIEGTDSLIREMGSYFKKEVEADSLCKKMNSEMQTALQKTTNYKKKPKVLIIHFGRASNVYLVMTQKSTAAKMLEWAGGEMAVKDEKGMKQLSPEIVAAADPDIILLTDFGYDKLQENNEIEKLPGISATKAYKNKHIFRIEEHDLVYLGPRTGENVLLIQKLIHPDENP
- a CDS encoding heme ABC transporter ATP-binding protein, whose product is MVTLENLSYQIKDKKILHDISCSFESGEIHLILGPNGAGKSTLVKLISSELKPTTGKIYIQNQPIQKFSLKELATFRAVLSQNIELSFPLSVFEVVLMGRYPHFEGKPSHTDLNICEHTMQLFDVFTLKDRNYLTLSGGEKQRVQFARVFAQIWKSVENKPRLLLLDEPLTFLDVFYQYDLMDKLKEFVAQNPDITVIGVIHDLNIAAKFSNKVLLLKNQEITDYGCPKDILTEKNILKVFNIVVKNHFEVL
- a CDS encoding iron ABC transporter permease, giving the protein MKTPKPALLGLVLFILLLLTTLISVRFGAVNISNQEISDALVNIFSGKTLLDLNHRIFLYIRLPRVFMGILVGATLGVGGVLMQALFRNPIVEPGLVGTSSGAAFGAALYFVLGASFKIHLGEWTLPLAACIGGIISTAMVFYLSQSKQSGKNSVISLLLTGMAINALFLSGVGFLSYIARDPQARSITFWNLGTLSGSYWEGLFFVAIVTISGLLLSLRYAKKLNALMLGEEEAQLLGVNIKQLKMQVLLINVIMVAVSTAFVGVIGFVGLITPHLLRMISGSDNRILIWTGALLGAIVLTASDITARLLLSPAELPIGIVTSVIGAPIFIALLQKTNYSF
- a CDS encoding T9SS type A sorting domain-containing protein — its product is MAKITQSLTFILGLFLTQTAFSQNTAFRRSVPVIHGIDTLANAWAGGLNNPMTYSLELNFDGKPDLVIFDRSDNFIAPFLNIGTPGFPKYQFAPQFKNAFPDTFIQRIQFEDLNCDGKKDLIANINSNIIILKNTSANGQLSFALWQDTVLTNYGGVSGVSPLYISVEDVPAWYDIDSDGDIDLLTYDILGSQIEYHKNIAQEQFGRCDTIILSLRSSCFGHFYEYYNYGNGTYQAILNNPPCNPGEKKPSEKVQHSGGAILALSLNADSLADIIVSDNGPANAIALFNGGSQTIAHFIHQDSMFPDYNFPIYVVSFPAYFYQDVTGDYIPDLLASPYQTVGSQDVQSLWMYKNFGSIQQPDFRLQWQDWLQNTMIDVGTNAIPTFFDWNQDGKKDLIIGNRGKFQNGQDVASGLSLYINIGTNENPIYQLKTTDYLGLMNDPLTTVFQQIHPAFGDLDGDQDEDLLIGFNNGKIWYYQNNTTPGDTAKFTLTAQNYQNINVIKNAAPALYDIDSDGDLDLLVGASNGKIFCYENIGTPQTPNFQLLTDSYGKIQMKEYYFSFVGNAKPYVVNLDSDNSPELLVGSLDGKVYLYDNIYLTSTDSFPSLGTLDGIDFGTESSPAATQMGVDSMGYIVGTRRGGVHFLKTNKSITTQKPIELTDNQIKIFPNPATNQVWITTGSNKPVLVEIFNSQGMKVKEPFAVSNGEAISTENFPIGLYVFRFSNKTNTKTNTEIHRILIIK
- a CDS encoding TonB-dependent receptor, which codes for MKKNILLIISVVCSLAAFAQTGQLKGKVVDEFEKTPLAGVDISIDNSQGVVTDKNGEFTINCTGSVSLKITLTGYKTVEETFKCGGENIEIAMTSDAQELETVEITATSNPNKSQLEVPSSIVKMDKIALKRATGLFLDDAINTNVPGVTMQRRTLSAGQQITIRGYSNGIGVRGINSNFDGQGIKMYLNGIPITDAEGITVMDDIDYGSVSNTEILKGPAGSLYGLAIAGVVNMRTEQAPKNKTAVSQDVLAGSYGLLRTTTRLSIGGERSSLLVNYGHQQYDGFMPHTKSKKDFVNMIGDFRLNDKQSITTYLGYANSYDERNGELTKEQYDTLDYSGNPRYVKNDAHSGVKSFRAGIGHTYRFSKKISNTTTLFGSSQNINQSSAGGWTDKLPINYGLRSVFEKKFELSEKITLSGITGIEAQKMNASTMGYGMGTDSTNIGGYNTITSATSNQATTNSTYSYFTQWTVTLPMSFSVTAGVGVSNMNIRLEDRLWGLSNNKPGNIKSKVYEASYNGLVSPTFSINKKISTVASAYFSYSTGYKAPVSGNVLISTTGQVNTDLKPEKGTQIELGTKGSFFNNKLFYTVAIFNTTFQNKFTTVAVPNPQNTATLYTYIVNGGRSNNNGLELLLSYKAIESNTGFLKSLQPFANFTYSDFKYGDYRYQKIASNNPVTEDYSGNAVAGVAPIVFNVGVDADTKIGLFGNIYYNYRSSMPYTSDGLNKTNPYGLLNAKLGFRKNIKHFDIDIYAGANNITGVQYYNMVFVNQLPDAYIPAPRNINFFGGLNLRYTF